A genomic stretch from Candidatus Hydrogenisulfobacillus filiaventi includes:
- a CDS encoding FMN adenylyltransferase,Riboflavin kinase: MRRILAEEMLDEPTVVTVGSFDGVHRGHQALLAAAREVAAREGLPMVVLTFDPHPRAVLKGPLTRYLLTPTPVKLAVLEELGVPAVKVMPFTPAVAAQPAEEFLEQELAGRLRARVVVVGYSFTFGARAQGTPELLQHWMAARGGEAVVVPPVRLADGTPVSSSYIRERILDGDLEAAEAALGHPFRVEGPVRPGLAQGRQLGFPTANVEVPPEQIMGPYGVYAGFARLAGEAEPRPAVANWGVRPTVVTGHGHPWLEVYLLDADRRPVGDLRGQVLRFDCRSRIRAERRFHSLEALKAQIARDVEEARRRLVELG, encoded by the coding sequence ATGCGACGGATTCTGGCGGAGGAGATGTTGGATGAGCCGACGGTGGTGACCGTCGGCAGCTTTGACGGGGTCCACCGCGGGCATCAGGCCCTGCTGGCCGCGGCCCGGGAGGTTGCTGCCCGAGAGGGCCTGCCCATGGTGGTACTGACCTTCGATCCACATCCGCGGGCGGTGTTGAAGGGGCCCCTCACCCGGTACCTGCTGACCCCCACCCCCGTCAAGCTGGCGGTGCTGGAGGAACTGGGGGTGCCGGCGGTGAAGGTGATGCCCTTCACCCCGGCGGTCGCGGCGCAGCCGGCGGAGGAGTTCCTGGAGCAGGAGCTGGCAGGCCGGTTGCGGGCCCGGGTCGTCGTGGTGGGGTACAGCTTCACCTTCGGGGCCCGGGCCCAAGGCACCCCCGAGCTCCTGCAGCACTGGATGGCGGCCCGGGGCGGGGAGGCGGTGGTGGTGCCACCGGTGCGCCTGGCCGACGGGACCCCGGTCTCCAGCTCGTACATCCGGGAGCGCATCCTGGACGGGGACCTGGAGGCGGCCGAGGCCGCCCTGGGGCATCCCTTCCGGGTGGAGGGACCGGTGCGGCCCGGCCTGGCGCAGGGACGCCAGCTGGGGTTCCCCACCGCCAACGTGGAGGTGCCTCCCGAACAGATCATGGGCCCGTACGGGGTCTACGCCGGGTTTGCCCGCCTGGCCGGCGAGGCGGAGCCGCGCCCGGCGGTGGCCAACTGGGGCGTGCGGCCGACGGTGGTGACGGGGCACGGCCACCCCTGGCTGGAGGTTTACCTGCTGGATGCCGACCGGCGTCCGGTCGGGGATCTCCGGGGACAGGTGCTGCGCTTCGACTGCCGCAGCCGCATCCGTGCCGAGCGTCGGTTCCATTCCCTGGAAGCCCTGAAGGCCCAGATCGCCCGCGACGTGGAGGAGGCCCGGCGGCGGCTGGTCGAGCTGGGGTGA
- the infB gene encoding Translation initiation factor IF-2 has translation MAENRESTKDTNKDKDRVRVYELAKELKLDSRRLIDLLHRLHVPNIKNHMSTVEPQAIQVVRDIMEGKLPADPPGGAARPAAPAASAAAAAPAAPARGPAGEGTVPRAAAERPPVPSRPAAARPAGGAGPAAGSNRPAYGGSRPGSGPAGRPAGSSSPPPRPAPAGGRPPMGRPGTGAPAARPSGPAPAGAGRPPYGGARPGAPVRGPPRPAAGGPSRPAGGGAARGGRGGRPAPALPEPVRKEPSRRGAHGTDRFATDRRSRDWQEDEPALFKNRQKGRRKPRPAHETMPPVQRKVVLSGPIAVKDLADQLGVKATDLIKRLIGMGVMATLNQELDRDVALIVAQEFGAEIEERASAEEREETILQGEPDRPEELRPRPPVVTVMGHVDHGKTSLLDRIRSTRVTEAEAGGITQHIGASVVNWNGHAIVFLDTPGHEAFTAMRARGAQVTDIAVLVVAADDGVMPQTLEAINHAKAAGVPVVVAINKMDLPGANPDRVKNALAEHGLVPDDWGGDTMMVPVSARTGLGLDDLLSAIVLQAEMLELKANPDRPARGTIIEAKLDRGRGPVATVLVKRGTLKAGDVFVSGTVWGRVRALIDDRGRRVKEAGPSMPVEVLGFTALPEAGDDFASLADERQAKAIVQARIERQRRASGETGQRGVSLDEFYQRLKDEEMRELNLVLKADVSGSLEALAEALGKVANEEVRVRILHAAVGAVSESDVMLAQASRAIIIGFGVGVDPKARALAEHDGVDIRLYRVIYEALDDIRQALTGMLAPKYQEVLLGRAEVREVFRVPKVGTVAGCYVTDGKVLRSGKVRVLRNGSVVYDGAVASLKRFKDDVREVPSGYECGLGLEKFNDLKVGDILEVYTEEEVKAS, from the coding sequence TTGGCAGAAAACCGGGAGAGCACCAAGGACACCAACAAGGATAAGGATCGGGTCCGGGTCTACGAGCTGGCCAAGGAACTCAAGCTGGACAGCCGCCGCCTCATTGACCTCCTGCACCGTTTGCATGTGCCCAACATCAAGAATCACATGAGCACGGTGGAACCGCAGGCGATTCAGGTAGTGCGGGATATTATGGAAGGCAAGTTGCCGGCGGATCCACCGGGGGGAGCGGCGCGTCCCGCGGCACCGGCTGCGTCCGCGGCCGCGGCGGCACCGGCTGCCCCCGCCCGGGGACCGGCCGGGGAGGGGACCGTGCCCCGTGCGGCCGCCGAACGGCCTCCGGTACCGTCCCGGCCGGCGGCCGCCCGTCCCGCCGGAGGAGCCGGACCGGCGGCCGGCAGCAACCGGCCCGCCTACGGCGGGTCCCGGCCGGGAAGTGGTCCTGCCGGGCGGCCGGCCGGCAGCTCCTCCCCGCCCCCGCGTCCCGCCCCGGCCGGGGGCCGGCCGCCCATGGGGCGCCCCGGAACCGGAGCGCCGGCGGCCCGGCCCTCGGGCCCGGCCCCGGCCGGCGCCGGCCGCCCGCCGTATGGCGGGGCCCGGCCGGGCGCCCCCGTCCGGGGGCCGCCCCGCCCGGCAGCCGGCGGTCCGTCCCGGCCGGCCGGAGGCGGCGCCGCCCGGGGTGGCCGGGGCGGGCGCCCCGCCCCCGCCCTGCCCGAGCCGGTGCGCAAGGAGCCGTCCCGGCGGGGCGCCCACGGGACGGACCGCTTTGCAACCGACCGGCGCAGCCGCGACTGGCAGGAGGACGAACCCGCCCTCTTCAAGAACCGGCAGAAGGGGCGGCGCAAGCCGCGGCCGGCGCATGAGACCATGCCGCCCGTCCAGCGCAAGGTGGTGTTGAGCGGGCCGATCGCCGTCAAGGACCTGGCGGACCAGCTGGGCGTCAAGGCCACCGACCTCATCAAGCGGCTGATCGGCATGGGGGTGATGGCCACCCTGAACCAGGAGCTGGATCGGGACGTGGCCTTGATTGTAGCCCAGGAGTTCGGGGCGGAAATCGAGGAGCGGGCGTCGGCCGAGGAGCGGGAGGAGACCATCCTGCAGGGCGAGCCTGACCGGCCGGAGGAGCTGCGGCCGCGGCCGCCGGTGGTCACGGTGATGGGTCATGTCGACCACGGCAAGACCTCCCTGCTGGACCGCATCCGCTCCACGCGGGTGACGGAGGCGGAGGCCGGCGGTATCACCCAGCATATCGGGGCCTCGGTGGTCAACTGGAACGGGCACGCCATCGTGTTCCTGGACACCCCGGGCCATGAGGCCTTCACGGCCATGCGGGCCCGCGGGGCTCAGGTGACCGATATCGCGGTGCTGGTGGTGGCGGCCGACGACGGGGTCATGCCCCAGACCCTGGAGGCCATCAACCATGCCAAAGCGGCCGGGGTGCCGGTAGTGGTGGCCATCAACAAGATGGACCTGCCCGGGGCCAATCCCGACCGGGTGAAGAACGCCCTGGCCGAGCACGGGCTGGTGCCCGACGACTGGGGCGGGGACACCATGATGGTGCCGGTCTCGGCCCGGACCGGCCTGGGCTTGGACGACCTCCTCTCCGCCATCGTGCTGCAGGCCGAGATGCTGGAGCTCAAGGCCAATCCCGATCGCCCGGCCCGCGGGACCATCATTGAAGCCAAGCTGGACCGCGGCCGGGGCCCGGTGGCCACGGTGCTGGTCAAGCGGGGGACCCTGAAGGCGGGCGACGTGTTCGTCTCCGGCACCGTCTGGGGCCGGGTGCGGGCTCTCATTGATGACCGCGGCCGCCGGGTCAAGGAGGCGGGCCCCTCCATGCCGGTGGAGGTGCTGGGTTTCACCGCCCTGCCCGAGGCCGGGGACGACTTTGCCAGCCTGGCCGACGAGCGGCAGGCCAAGGCGATCGTGCAGGCCCGCATTGAGCGGCAGCGGCGCGCCAGCGGCGAGACCGGGCAGCGGGGGGTCAGCCTGGACGAGTTCTACCAGCGCCTGAAGGACGAGGAGATGCGGGAGCTCAACCTGGTCCTCAAGGCCGACGTCTCCGGCTCCCTTGAGGCCCTGGCCGAAGCGCTGGGCAAGGTCGCCAATGAAGAGGTGCGGGTGCGCATCCTGCACGCCGCGGTGGGGGCGGTGTCCGAATCGGACGTCATGCTGGCCCAGGCCTCGCGGGCCATCATCATCGGCTTCGGGGTGGGGGTGGACCCCAAGGCCCGGGCGCTGGCCGAGCACGACGGGGTGGACATCCGCCTTTACCGGGTGATCTACGAGGCGCTGGACGACATCCGCCAGGCCCTCACCGGCATGCTGGCCCCCAAGTACCAGGAGGTGCTGCTGGGCCGGGCCGAGGTGCGGGAGGTGTTCCGGGTTCCGAAGGTGGGGACGGTCGCCGGGTGCTATGTCACCGACGGCAAGGTGCTGCGCAGCGGCAAAGTCCGGGTGCTGCGCAACGGCTCCGTGGTCTACGACGGGGCGGTGGCCTCCCTCAAGCGCTTCAAGGACGACGTGCGGGAAGTGCCCAGCGGGTACGAGTGCGGGCTGGGCCTGGAGAAGTTCAACGACCTCAAGGTGGGGGACATCCTGGAGGTCTACACCGAGGAAGAGGTCAAGGCCAGCTGA
- a CDS encoding conserved exported protein of unknown function (Evidence 4 : Unknown function but conserved in other organisms), which produces MVMAKTRRVPMRTCVACGATRPKRELVRVVRTPAGEVVVDTTGRTAGRGAYVCPQPECLERALGGHRLDRHLKRPVGEELRPALEAAVHAAREQPRTPRIFTVSAQGGAVSVRAQAEARRRGKGGRPQ; this is translated from the coding sequence ATGGTGATGGCGAAGACCCGGCGGGTGCCGATGCGGACCTGCGTGGCCTGTGGTGCGACCCGGCCCAAGCGGGAGCTGGTGCGGGTAGTGCGCACGCCGGCAGGCGAGGTGGTGGTGGACACCACCGGGCGTACCGCCGGGCGGGGGGCGTACGTCTGCCCCCAGCCGGAGTGTCTGGAACGGGCCCTGGGCGGCCACCGCCTGGACCGGCACCTGAAGCGGCCGGTGGGGGAGGAGCTGCGGCCGGCCCTGGAGGCAGCCGTGCATGCCGCCCGTGAACAGCCGCGGACCCCCCGCATCTTTACCGTTTCCGCCCAGGGTGGGGCGGTGTCGGTCCGGGCCCAGGCGGAGGCGCGCCGGCGGGGCAAGGGCGGCCGGCCGCAATGA
- the rpsO gene encoding ribosomal protein S15 (BS18) (Evidence 2a : Function from experimental evidences in other organisms; PubMedId : 12682299, 15627386, 8825778, 20418391, 22720735, 23611891; Product type s : structure) has protein sequence MALESQKKQAIIAAHRLHESDTGSPEVQVAILTERIAQLTEHLKNHPKDHHSRRGLLKMVGHRRALLNYLHKKDVARYRDLVQELGLRR, from the coding sequence ATGGCCCTGGAGTCACAGAAGAAGCAGGCCATCATCGCGGCTCATCGGCTGCATGAATCGGACACGGGGTCTCCGGAGGTGCAGGTCGCCATCCTGACCGAACGCATCGCGCAACTGACGGAGCACCTGAAAAACCATCCGAAGGACCATCATTCCCGCCGCGGGCTCCTGAAGATGGTCGGACACCGCCGGGCCCTTCTCAATTACCTGCACAAAAAGGACGTCGCCCGCTACCGGGACCTGGTGCAGGAACTCGGACTACGGCGCTAG
- the rbfA gene encoding pre-ribosomal (17S) RNA binding factor A (Evidence 2a : Function from experimental evidences in other organisms; PubMedId : 12628255, 15185964, 17996707, 21102555, 21529161, 23293003, 23611982, 24671761, 25904134, 27382067; Product type f : factor), with the protein MNKARAERIGQAMQQEIGAMLQREVKDPRIGFVSVTRVEVSRDLSRARVYVSLFGDAGEQADSLEGLRSAAAFLRGEVARRLHLLKAPQLEFVQDHAIDASLRVHALLREIEPRPGKPGDGEPPA; encoded by the coding sequence ATGAACAAGGCACGGGCGGAACGGATCGGCCAGGCCATGCAGCAGGAGATCGGTGCCATGCTGCAGCGGGAGGTCAAGGATCCCCGCATCGGGTTCGTGAGCGTGACCCGGGTGGAGGTCAGCCGGGACCTGTCCCGGGCCCGCGTCTACGTTAGCCTGTTCGGGGACGCCGGGGAGCAGGCCGACAGCCTGGAAGGGCTGCGCAGCGCCGCCGCCTTCCTGCGCGGGGAGGTGGCGCGCCGGCTGCACCTGCTGAAGGCGCCGCAGCTGGAGTTCGTGCAGGACCACGCCATCGACGCCAGCCTGCGGGTCCATGCCCTGCTGCGGGAGATTGAACCCCGCCCCGGCAAGCCAGGGGACGGGGAGCCGCCGGCATGA
- a CDS encoding NodB homology domain-containing protein, producing the protein MFTPIARRLAGWASAVLLAAAAAAPARAASALVVSRVPTTDKVAALSFDDGPTAKWTPRVLQVLTAHHVPATFFIIGSQANRYPELIREEVKAGMEIGSHGATHLTLRARSAEQVQREVEENAAILTALGAPKPRLYRLPGGRSDAVSLDVLGRMGYTVIGWTIDTRDWQRRYSADHMARQVLREIRPGSIIIFHDGTNSSTATVQAVEQIIPRLQAEGYRLVTVGELVRRLEGLSRPRI; encoded by the coding sequence ATGTTCACCCCTATCGCCCGCCGGTTGGCCGGCTGGGCTTCGGCCGTCCTGCTGGCGGCGGCGGCCGCCGCACCGGCCCGGGCCGCCTCGGCCCTGGTGGTCAGCCGGGTGCCGACCACCGACAAGGTGGCGGCCCTCAGCTTTGACGACGGGCCCACTGCCAAATGGACGCCCCGGGTCCTGCAGGTGCTCACGGCCCATCACGTTCCCGCTACCTTCTTCATCATCGGCAGCCAGGCCAACCGGTACCCGGAGCTGATCCGCGAGGAGGTCAAGGCCGGGATGGAGATCGGCAGCCATGGCGCCACCCATCTCACCCTGCGCGCCCGCAGCGCCGAGCAGGTGCAGCGGGAGGTGGAGGAGAACGCCGCCATCCTGACCGCGCTGGGCGCGCCGAAGCCCCGCCTGTACCGCCTGCCCGGCGGGCGTTCCGATGCCGTGTCCCTGGACGTGTTGGGGCGGATGGGCTATACCGTCATCGGCTGGACCATCGACACCCGGGACTGGCAGCGCCGCTACTCGGCCGACCACATGGCCCGCCAGGTGCTGCGGGAGATCCGCCCGGGGAGCATCATCATCTTCCATGACGGCACCAACTCCTCGACCGCTACCGTGCAGGCGGTAGAGCAGATCATCCCCCGCCTGCAGGCCGAAGGCTACCGCCTGGTCACCGTGGGGGAGCTGGTGCGCCGCCTGGAGGGGCTCTCCCGGCCCAGGATCTGA
- the pnpA gene encoding polynucleotide phosphorylase (PNPase) (Evidence 2a : Function from experimental evidences in other organisms; PubMedId : 8636041, 8825779, 9179491, 10572137, 15805522, 19215769, 19433509, 20659169, 21859751, 22568516, 25099370, 27708634; Product type e : enzyme): MTLETGRMARQANGAVLVHYGDTRVLVTAVASKTPREGVDFFPLTVDYEERLYAVGKIPGGFIKREGRPSEHAILAARLTDRPIRPLFPEGFRNDVHVVATILSVDHDHSPEVCGMVGASAALAISDIPFEGPMGAVVVGLVDGELVINPTSEQAQRSDLALTVAGTEEAILMIEAGANIVPEARILDAILFGHEAIKGIIAGIREHQAACGKPKAEYPLFLPSPELVEAVTALATGPLAEAVRHPDKQTREARIEAVNQEIAAQLLERFPDEARMIPVVLKKVLKQVVRSAIIHESIRPDGRGLREIRPISIEVGVLPRVHGTGLFTRGQTQALTAMTLGPLSDQQMLDGIGEEESKRYMHHYNFPPYATGEAGPMRGPNRRAIGHGALAERALLPVIPPEEEFPYALRLVSDILESNGSSSMASVCGSTLALMDGGVPIKAPVAGIAMGLVQDEASGRYAILTDIQGLEDALGDMDFKVAGTRTGVTAIQMDIKIKGLNRAILEEALEQAREARLYILDRFQEVLPAPRPQLSAHAPRIITLHIDPEKIRDVIGPGGKTINRIIEASKVDDKKVEIDIEDDGTIYIAAVNQEAGEKAVRMINDLTRNVEVGEVYEGRVTRIMSFGAFVEILPGKEGLVHISQLAPQRVARVEDAVQVGDVLKVKVTEIDHMGRINLSHKDTMPEAARAVAAGHERPRPVGNRDRGRGPQEGRRERPGGPHGRH; the protein is encoded by the coding sequence ATGACCTTGGAGACCGGCCGCATGGCCCGCCAGGCCAACGGTGCGGTCCTGGTCCATTACGGCGACACCCGGGTGCTGGTGACGGCGGTGGCCTCCAAGACCCCGCGGGAGGGGGTCGACTTCTTCCCTCTCACCGTGGATTACGAGGAGCGCCTGTACGCGGTGGGCAAGATCCCGGGCGGCTTCATCAAGCGGGAGGGCCGGCCCAGCGAACACGCCATCCTGGCGGCCCGCCTCACCGACCGGCCTATCCGGCCGCTTTTTCCCGAGGGCTTCCGCAACGATGTCCATGTGGTGGCCACCATCCTGTCGGTCGACCATGACCACAGCCCGGAGGTGTGCGGGATGGTGGGGGCGTCGGCGGCCCTGGCCATCTCCGACATCCCGTTCGAGGGGCCCATGGGGGCGGTGGTCGTAGGGCTGGTGGACGGGGAACTGGTCATCAACCCGACATCCGAGCAGGCGCAGCGCAGTGACCTGGCCCTGACGGTGGCCGGCACCGAGGAGGCCATCCTCATGATCGAGGCCGGCGCCAACATCGTCCCGGAGGCGCGCATCCTGGATGCCATCCTCTTCGGGCACGAGGCCATCAAGGGCATCATCGCCGGCATCCGGGAACACCAGGCCGCCTGCGGCAAGCCCAAGGCGGAGTATCCGCTATTCCTGCCCTCGCCGGAGCTGGTGGAAGCGGTGACCGCCCTGGCCACCGGGCCTCTGGCGGAGGCGGTCCGCCATCCCGACAAGCAGACGCGGGAGGCCCGCATCGAGGCTGTCAACCAGGAGATCGCCGCCCAGCTGCTGGAACGCTTCCCGGATGAGGCCCGCATGATCCCGGTGGTCCTGAAGAAGGTCCTGAAGCAGGTGGTGCGCAGCGCTATCATCCACGAGTCCATCCGGCCGGACGGCCGCGGGCTGCGGGAGATCCGGCCCATCAGCATCGAGGTGGGCGTACTGCCCCGGGTGCATGGGACGGGCCTGTTCACCCGCGGGCAGACCCAAGCCCTGACCGCCATGACCTTGGGGCCGCTGAGCGATCAGCAGATGCTGGACGGGATCGGGGAAGAGGAATCCAAGCGCTACATGCACCACTACAACTTCCCGCCCTACGCCACCGGCGAAGCCGGGCCCATGCGGGGACCCAACCGGCGCGCCATCGGGCACGGGGCCCTGGCGGAGCGCGCGCTGCTGCCGGTGATTCCGCCCGAGGAGGAGTTCCCCTACGCCCTGCGCCTGGTGTCCGACATCCTGGAATCCAACGGATCCAGCTCCATGGCGTCGGTCTGCGGCAGCACCCTGGCCCTGATGGACGGGGGGGTGCCCATCAAGGCCCCGGTGGCGGGCATCGCCATGGGCCTGGTGCAGGACGAGGCCAGCGGCCGCTACGCCATCCTGACCGACATCCAGGGGCTGGAGGACGCGCTGGGGGACATGGACTTCAAGGTGGCGGGCACGCGGACCGGGGTTACCGCCATCCAGATGGACATCAAGATCAAGGGGCTGAACCGGGCCATCCTGGAGGAGGCGCTGGAGCAGGCGCGGGAAGCCCGCCTGTACATCCTGGACCGCTTCCAGGAGGTCCTGCCGGCGCCACGGCCGCAGCTGTCCGCGCACGCTCCCCGCATTATCACCCTGCACATCGACCCCGAAAAGATCCGGGATGTGATCGGACCGGGGGGCAAGACCATCAACCGTATCATCGAGGCCAGCAAGGTGGACGACAAGAAGGTCGAGATCGACATCGAGGACGACGGCACCATCTACATCGCCGCCGTGAACCAGGAGGCGGGCGAAAAGGCGGTGCGCATGATCAACGACCTGACTCGCAACGTGGAGGTGGGCGAGGTCTACGAGGGCCGTGTGACCCGCATCATGAGTTTCGGGGCCTTTGTGGAAATCCTGCCCGGCAAGGAGGGGCTGGTGCACATCTCCCAGCTGGCGCCGCAGCGGGTGGCGCGGGTCGAGGATGCGGTGCAGGTCGGCGACGTGCTCAAGGTCAAGGTGACCGAGATCGATCATATGGGCCGCATCAACCTCTCGCACAAGGACACCATGCCGGAGGCGGCACGGGCGGTAGCAGCCGGGCACGAGCGGCCGCGGCCGGTCGGCAACCGCGACCGGGGGCGCGGACCGCAGGAAGGCCGCCGCGAGCGGCCGGGAGGACCGCACGGGCGGCACTGA
- the nusA gene encoding transcription translation coupling factor involved in Rho-dependent transcription termination (Evidence 2a : Function from experimental evidences in other organisms; PubMedId : 12682299, 15978071, 16707701, 16946247, 27571753, 28507243; Product type f : factor), with protein sequence MNAEFLGALEDLEREKGIEKEVLLEAIESALISAYRRNFGSAQNVSVRIDREDGEPHVYAQKEVVAGEVTDHLLQISLEEARAIAPGALEGDIVELEVTPKSFGRIAAQTAKQVIVQRIREAERGIIFEEFSGREGDIVSGLVHRTEHRVVYLDVGRAEAVMMPNEQVPGEVLRPGERVRAYVTEVKKTTKGPQIYVSRSHPGLIKRLFELEVPEIHDGVVEIKAIAREAGSRTKVAVWAANPDVDPVGACIGPKKARVQAIVQEIRGEKLDIVRWDPDPAVLVANALSPAQTVGVTLDPILRLARVVVPDNQLSLAIGKEGQNARLAARLTGWKVDIRSESQVEDGEW encoded by the coding sequence ATGAATGCCGAGTTTCTCGGCGCCCTGGAGGATCTGGAGCGGGAAAAGGGCATCGAAAAAGAGGTGTTGCTGGAGGCCATCGAGTCGGCGTTGATCTCGGCTTACCGCCGGAACTTCGGATCGGCGCAGAATGTCTCCGTGCGCATCGACCGCGAGGACGGGGAGCCGCACGTCTATGCCCAGAAGGAAGTCGTAGCCGGCGAGGTGACCGACCACCTGCTGCAGATCAGCCTGGAGGAGGCCCGGGCCATAGCCCCCGGGGCCCTGGAGGGCGACATTGTGGAGCTGGAGGTCACGCCCAAGAGCTTCGGCCGGATTGCGGCCCAGACGGCAAAGCAGGTCATCGTACAGCGCATCCGGGAGGCGGAGCGCGGCATCATTTTTGAGGAGTTTTCGGGCCGGGAGGGCGACATTGTCAGCGGTCTGGTCCACCGGACGGAGCACCGGGTCGTGTACCTGGATGTGGGGCGGGCCGAGGCGGTGATGATGCCCAATGAGCAGGTGCCGGGGGAGGTGCTCCGGCCGGGGGAGCGGGTGCGGGCATATGTGACCGAGGTGAAGAAGACCACCAAAGGCCCGCAGATCTATGTCTCGCGCAGCCATCCCGGGCTCATCAAGCGCCTGTTCGAGCTCGAGGTGCCGGAGATCCACGACGGGGTGGTGGAGATCAAGGCCATCGCCCGGGAGGCCGGGTCCCGCACCAAGGTCGCGGTCTGGGCGGCCAACCCGGATGTGGACCCGGTGGGAGCCTGCATCGGGCCCAAGAAGGCGCGGGTGCAGGCCATTGTGCAGGAAATCCGGGGCGAGAAGCTGGACATCGTGCGCTGGGACCCCGATCCGGCGGTCCTGGTGGCCAACGCCCTCTCCCCCGCCCAGACGGTGGGGGTGACCCTGGACCCCATCCTGCGCCTGGCGCGGGTGGTGGTCCCCGACAACCAGCTGTCCCTGGCCATCGGCAAAGAGGGCCAGAACGCCCGGCTAGCGGCCCGGCTGACCGGCTGGAAGGTCGACATCCGCTCGGAGTCGCAGGTGGAGGACGGTGAATGGTGA
- a CDS encoding putative Ribosomal_L7Ae domain-containing protein (Evidence 3 : Putative function from multiple computational evidences) — MSPQPMWMNYLGLARKAGALAPGSDRVEAALKNGQLRLLILATDAGGAAVRKFRLWCRDAGVAVVVAGTKDELGHATGLPALAVAGILRRKLADALLKSLPPDTVVEIPRREGPPPPAPLPADAQPGRKVSSGGKAFGRKPGEHQGHQQG; from the coding sequence ATGAGCCCGCAGCCGATGTGGATGAACTACCTGGGGCTGGCCCGCAAGGCCGGGGCGCTGGCCCCGGGGAGCGACCGGGTGGAGGCGGCCTTGAAGAACGGCCAGCTGCGGCTGCTGATCCTGGCCACCGACGCCGGGGGGGCGGCGGTACGCAAGTTCCGGCTCTGGTGCCGGGATGCCGGGGTGGCGGTAGTCGTCGCCGGCACCAAGGATGAGCTGGGCCATGCCACCGGGCTGCCGGCGCTGGCCGTGGCCGGCATCCTGCGCCGCAAGCTGGCCGACGCCCTTTTGAAAAGCTTGCCGCCGGATACGGTGGTGGAGATTCCGCGCAGGGAGGGGCCCCCGCCGCCGGCCCCGCTGCCTGCGGATGCGCAACCGGGACGGAAAGTCTCATCGGGAGGTAAGGCCTTTGGCAGAAAACCGGGAGAGCACCAAGGACACCAACAAGGATAA
- the truB gene encoding tRNA pseudouridine synthase B, whose amino-acid sequence MTAGPEGILVVRKPAGLTSFAAVREVQRLTGAARAGHAGTLDPAAEGVLPVALGAATRWLPWLKAEPKRYRAEVEFGRATASGDGDGPVVARSGRPWPGPEAVAAALRWLEGPQWQLPPSFSAKKVGGVRAYARARRGRGVFPAPCRVDVQALAARGGGAHWTLEATVSGGTYIRSLVRDLGELLGQAAVLTRLQRTAVGPFRLEQALTLEAVAAGAWREALLGPEAALDLPLIPVETAVVPYLVQGRALAGLPLPPLPAAPAVGLAAGGRLVAIVEGPPGLRYRAVFPPVPAGSP is encoded by the coding sequence ATGACGGCGGGCCCGGAAGGCATCCTGGTGGTCCGCAAGCCGGCGGGCCTGACCTCCTTCGCCGCCGTGCGGGAGGTGCAACGTCTGACCGGGGCCGCCCGGGCGGGTCATGCCGGGACCCTGGACCCGGCCGCGGAAGGGGTGCTGCCGGTGGCCCTGGGCGCGGCCACCCGCTGGCTGCCGTGGCTGAAGGCGGAGCCTAAGCGCTACCGCGCCGAGGTTGAGTTCGGGCGCGCCACCGCCAGCGGCGACGGGGATGGTCCGGTGGTGGCCCGTTCCGGTCGGCCCTGGCCGGGGCCGGAGGCGGTGGCGGCGGCCCTGCGCTGGCTGGAGGGGCCCCAATGGCAGCTGCCGCCCAGCTTTTCGGCCAAGAAGGTGGGCGGCGTGCGGGCCTATGCCCGGGCCCGCCGCGGACGGGGGGTCTTTCCGGCGCCCTGCCGGGTGGACGTCCAGGCGCTGGCCGCCCGGGGAGGCGGGGCGCATTGGACCCTCGAAGCCACGGTTTCAGGCGGCACCTACATCCGCAGCCTGGTGCGCGACCTGGGCGAGCTGCTGGGGCAGGCAGCGGTGCTGACCCGTCTGCAACGGACTGCGGTGGGCCCCTTCCGCCTCGAGCAGGCCCTGACCCTGGAGGCGGTGGCCGCCGGCGCCTGGCGCGAGGCCCTGCTGGGGCCGGAAGCGGCGTTGGACCTGCCGCTGATTCCGGTGGAGACGGCGGTGGTGCCGTATCTGGTCCAGGGCCGGGCCCTGGCCGGGCTGCCGCTGCCGCCGCTGCCCGCCGCCCCGGCGGTGGGACTGGCGGCCGGCGGTCGGCTGGTAGCGATCGTGGAGGGGCCGCCCGGCCTCCGGTACCGGGCGGTGTTTCCCCCGGTTCCGGCGGGGTCCCCCTAG